Below is a genomic region from Candidatus Syntrophosphaera sp..
GGGCATCTACCTCTGGCGTTTGCAGGGAGATAAGTCCTTGTGGCAGGGTAAGATGCTGAAGCTGGCCAACTAAGCGAAACTGCGCCCAGACCAAAAAAAAATACGGCCGTCAGGCCGCGCATAGATAAATCCGCCAAAGGAAGGTCCATCATGACAAAGATCAGGAACTTGGCCCTGTTGTGCATAGTGCTGCTGGGAGTTTCCGGCATATTTTCCACCTCCCTTCCCGCCCCCTTTACCGCTGAGGGCAACCCACAGTTATACAAGGAGTTGCGCGACAAGGCACGGGATAATCTGCGTCGCCTGGATTCCCCCAAGAAACAGGAATACCAGAAACTGCTGCGCTCGCAAGACGACGTCCTGATGGCCTATCTGCTTGCCTATGAAAGCGATGCCAACCTGCAACAGGCGGATCCCCAGGCGGTCCTGAGCAATTACGAACAGATCCGCGCCTATCTGGAAACCTATGGCAACACCCACGCACCCGAATTCTTTCTCTCCTATGTGGCCGACCAGACCGTATCTGACGAAAGGATAGAGGCTTACCGCGCCGCTTTGCTGGACGACGGATTGCGCGAGATCCTGGAAAACTCTCCCAACGAACTGGAGCTCTACCGCGCCGTTTCCCAATGGTGCGTGGCCCGGCTCAAATTCCAGCCTACCTCCGGACGCGACCAAAGCCCACTGGACATCACCCAAAAGAGCATCCTGGGACGCTGCGAGGAGATGCAGATCCTGTTCGTGGCCGCAGCCCGCACGGTTGGGTTGCCCGCCCGCGCAGCCAGCACGCCTTGGTGGCCACACACGGATAACAACCACGCCTGGGCCGAAGTCTGGCTGGACGGGGCCTGGCACTACACCGGAGACATGGACGCGGCCTACTATCCAGACCAGACCTGGTTTTCCAGCCTGATCGACAAGACCGTGCTGATCCTGGCCGACGGCTCCCTGCCTTCCGACCGGGACGAGGTTTTGGTCCAGGGCAAATACGAATGCGTGATCAATTCCATCCGCAACTACGCCGGGGAAAACACCCGCACCCTGGACCTGAGGACAGTTGACGCCCAAGGCAGGCCCCTGGCGGATGTGGAGCTTAGTTTCATGGTCTACAACTGGAATTCCCTGCGTTCGCTGGCCACGGTGCGCAGCAAGCAGGACGGGACCTTCCGGATCAGCGTGGGCCGCGGCGCTTTCTACATCTCCGCTTTCAAGGATGGCAAAAAGGCACTGCAACTCATTCCCTCCGGAGAAGTTAACGATCTGGAACACACTTTGGTCCTGACAGAGGATCCCCTGCCCGACCAGAATGAAATGCTGGCCTATCCGGGCAATCCCTTTGAATGGAAAAAGGCGCCCCAGGAATGGGACGACGGAGTGGCTCTGGCCAAAGCGCGCTGGAACGAAATGGACCTGATCCACTCCAGCCGGGCCGACGCCTTTTCAGACAGCCTGAGCGGCGAACTGGCCTCCGCAGCCCGGGGCAACTTTCCCGAGATCGAGCGCTTCCTGGCCCGTAATCCGCGTCCGGACAGGGAATTCCTGGCTTATCTGCTCAGCGAAGATCCCTCCTACAGCGATCCCAAATTCCTCTGGCAGTGTAGCGCGGAACAGCTTGAGGCGCTGCAGCTTGAGTTCCAATTGCGCGAGCAGGGACATTCCTATCAGGACCTGGCCAGCGTGATCGCGCCCACGGTTTTCTACGAGGAACTGTCCCTTCCCTGTTCCCTGGATGGATCACATAACTCCATGTACCCCAAAGATTTCTATAAGGCCGGAAGAAAGGGCGGGACCAGAACGGAAAAACTGAAACAGGCCATGACCTGGCTCAGAAAAAAGTATAAGATCAACTCCGGCAAAGCCTTGCAGGGTCTGATTCCGCTCGACGTGGCGGCGCGGCGAAAACACCTCAACTCCTATCAATACCGCATCCTGGCTGTCAGTCTGGCCCGCGCCAGCGGCATTCCGGCAGAATTCACGCGCCAGCCGAACCTGATCTACGTGCAATACGACAACGGGGAGTGGGGTTATTACGACCTCGTAAAATGCGCCCCGGAAGCCGATGTCGGGGATACCGGGGCCTTTGCCAAACTGAACGTTTTGGCCAACGACGACCTGGGCGTGCCGGTTTCCGGGATCAGCGGCTCCCTGGTCCTCAGCCGCTATCAGAACGGCATGTTCTACTGGCTGGACCAGAGTTTCAAGCCCTCGGGCCAGGGCGGATACGAGATCAGCGTCCCCAAGGGCGAATACTATCTGAACCTGGGATATCGCGTCTCGGACAGCCAAACCGCCTTTCAACTCAGGCATCTGGACCTGGCTGGGACCGACAGCCTGCGCCTGGAAATGGTCTTGGCCGAATTTCCCCGCAAGTGGGGAACTGACGTGTATCTTGAACTCGCGGAGGTCGTCGCCGCAATCGACACATTGGGCGTAAACACCATCCTGATCGGCAATTATGACCAGGAAAACAGCATCCGCACCGCCGAACAACTGCGCGGCCTGGGCAGGGATTTCCTCTGGCTGGGACACGATCCCGCGCCAGCGGCAATTCCCGGCTACCAATTCAGTCCGGCCTGGCGGGAAAAAGTGGCCGCTGATCAGCGCAACCGCCTGCGCACCATCACCTTGGTCCGCAATAACGGGGACTGGCAGGGCTACGAAGGCCGCTGGGAACGGCTCCCGGAATAGAATAGTCCCTCTGTCTTTGGAAATGAATCTGGCTCTGTGGTTTCCAACACCTGTAGCCGGAGCTTTCCAAAGCTCCGCTCGCTCCGAATAAAGCACATTGGTTCATTAGATGTGGAGGATCAGAATCCTCCTACATTTTTCATCGCCCTCCTTATCATTACGCTATCAATACGGACTCAATACGGACTTTGTCCGTAATGAGTCCGTATTGACACCGTAATGATAAGGGGAGCCATATAGGGGAGAGAGAGTTGCATAAAGGACAGAATTATTAATTAAAGATATGATATGCAACAATATAGGTGATGAAGAGCGGGTTTGCTCAGATATTATCCGCCAAATCAGCGCAAAGACCGGTTTTCTTTATGGCTTACTTTAAACTAAGTGGATAAAGCCTGCGCCCCCTCCGGGGCTCAGATCTGTTTATACATGAATCCCGGGGTTCCGCTGCGCTCCACCCCGGGCTAAAATCTGCCGCCCTCCGGGCTTATCAAATATCAGAGTTTTGTATCACCCACTCGGTTTGAAAGAAA
It encodes:
- a CDS encoding transglutaminase-like domain-containing protein, translating into MTKIRNLALLCIVLLGVSGIFSTSLPAPFTAEGNPQLYKELRDKARDNLRRLDSPKKQEYQKLLRSQDDVLMAYLLAYESDANLQQADPQAVLSNYEQIRAYLETYGNTHAPEFFLSYVADQTVSDERIEAYRAALLDDGLREILENSPNELELYRAVSQWCVARLKFQPTSGRDQSPLDITQKSILGRCEEMQILFVAAARTVGLPARAASTPWWPHTDNNHAWAEVWLDGAWHYTGDMDAAYYPDQTWFSSLIDKTVLILADGSLPSDRDEVLVQGKYECVINSIRNYAGENTRTLDLRTVDAQGRPLADVELSFMVYNWNSLRSLATVRSKQDGTFRISVGRGAFYISAFKDGKKALQLIPSGEVNDLEHTLVLTEDPLPDQNEMLAYPGNPFEWKKAPQEWDDGVALAKARWNEMDLIHSSRADAFSDSLSGELASAARGNFPEIERFLARNPRPDREFLAYLLSEDPSYSDPKFLWQCSAEQLEALQLEFQLREQGHSYQDLASVIAPTVFYEELSLPCSLDGSHNSMYPKDFYKAGRKGGTRTEKLKQAMTWLRKKYKINSGKALQGLIPLDVAARRKHLNSYQYRILAVSLARASGIPAEFTRQPNLIYVQYDNGEWGYYDLVKCAPEADVGDTGAFAKLNVLANDDLGVPVSGISGSLVLSRYQNGMFYWLDQSFKPSGQGGYEISVPKGEYYLNLGYRVSDSQTAFQLRHLDLAGTDSLRLEMVLAEFPRKWGTDVYLELAEVVAAIDTLGVNTILIGNYDQENSIRTAEQLRGLGRDFLWLGHDPAPAAIPGYQFSPAWREKVAADQRNRLRTITLVRNNGDWQGYEGRWERLPE